In Melitaea cinxia chromosome 21, ilMelCinx1.1, whole genome shotgun sequence, the sequence CTGTCATTTTAAAAGCCCAGTAAATATCGACGTCTATCAACTTAATCATTCAGAATGTACTTATGTATACTACCTTTTGATTATATTAAGAATTAAtgctttaatttattaatttatcttattttatgtaagtaataaaaacacacaagacaaaataattttaaatattgaagcagtctatatacaattatacatgaatatattttatagtattcgAATTGTTTCGTAATTGCTATATTCAAAGCTGTCTTTCAtctagtctggccataaatactgttacataaaaacttttattttttttatttttttaattatttttgccaTTAGATTTTGCGCCATTCCacatattttttcatgtttactataaaattacaatatggaatggggtgttaaaaaaaataggattgCAGTGATCGCCTTGCACAAAGTGGGTAGTAAGTATATATTCCAGACACTTCAAAAGCTTGGTGTCAGCTGTATGTTCGTATATCTTACTATCAACAGATACAGCAACACTTCGTCTGTCGAAGACCAGAAGAGATCGGGGCGGCTGCGTGTTGTTAGAACTACAAAGGCTGTTAATGCTGTTAAAGCCAGAATTCGTTGAAACCCCATTAGGAAGCAAAAAATCTTATCGCGAGAAGTAAAGATTCCCGCTAGGACTCTGtcgcgtattataaaacaagacctGAAGCTTGGTGCTTATCACCGATATACAGGACATGCCCTAAATCAATCTTTACAATTAAAGAGAGTGGATCGATCAAAACGCCTTCTGTCGCGATACTCAGGTGAAAGGCACAGAAATATCctctttaccgatgaaaaaatttTCACGATTGAAGAACACTACAATAAGCAAAATGATAAAGTGTACGGTTACAGTTCTAAAGAAGCTGCTCAAGTTGTCGGAAAGGTACAACGTGGTCATCATCTTGcgtcagtgatggtttggtggggcgtgtcttatcaaggagtcacaaaactacatttttgtgaaaaaggagtgaaaacttcagccaaagtgtatcaagatacagtCTTGGATCATGTTTTGAAATCTCTCAGCAatacagtttttaaaaatataccgagGACTTTCCAGCAGGACTCTGCACCTTATAAGAGTTGCATACTGGCCCTCATCTAGCCCAGACCTCAACCCTTTAGACTTCAAATTGTGGTCAGTTTTCGACGACATGGCCTGCTCTAAACGACATGGCGACATTGAGtctcttaaaaaatctttggaGAAAGCAGTGGCGAAATTTCCCTTGGAAACAGTGCGTAAATCCATATATTTGTGGCCAAATAGATTAAAGGTCTGTAAAGGTGGCCATttcgaatagaatattttttgcttagacgttaataaatatgtaagtataaattttaataatattacattacttcattaaaaaaaattgcattttcatttgtaacagaactCTTGGACTAGGTATATTTTAGATCCCAGGCCCTTGGGGCCTAGGCCCAGACTTAGGTTTTGGGCCTAGGCCCCAAGGGGGGAGATGCCTGATCTCCTACTGGGCGCGTCGCCTCTAGGTAGCGGATGGGGGAACGCCACTCGCCTGGTTCCAGCGAATGGTAGGGGTCTTACTTAGGTCCTGGACCCGAGGACCAAAATCGGCGGACGGACGGGGCGGGTGGTTCGTTCGCCCGCCCTGTGGCGCGAAAGCGCGGTGTGGTGCTAAGGCTgcggtgtgctggccgggttttactggctccctggagtttactcggttgctggtgcaatccagCGTTGGAGGTTGGGCGGGCCTGAcccttataatatatatatatataatataatatcaaatggtaaataaacgaataaaacaacgccatctatcgaaaccctaacgacgcgttggcgcaacggtcacagcactggttagtGGCTGTTGCCTAtacatgtttgccgtggtctagttGCTTGTGTAGTCCtagtgggtcttcccaccgtgtctcgaagagcgcgttaagccgtcggtcccggtttttatcatgtacatctgatagccatcgttactcatagtaaggaacatatctgtcaacccgcagtggagcagttgATGATCAGCGAAATGTTCAACTAGGTGATTATAaggttaaaaaaagtaatcaaaaatttagtaaccttcatcattcatcatcatcatttcagcctattacagtacACAGTACCTTATTGAGTAGTACACACAACCTTAGTGagtgaataaaagaaaaacgaaataattttattttaatatcatttattacacCGAACTTGTAAATTGAGTGACCACAATTATGTATGTAACGCAAATGGTGACAATTTTTAACGGCAGAAGTGCATCCATGTAAAATATTCTCCAAATACTGTATTTCAAAGGACGTAGTTTGATGTAGTTCAAGGTCTTTTGAATTTGCGAAAGAAGTAATTTATctaaaagtagaaaaaaatatataaacactatTTCATACTTCaaactaaacaaaattctcAATATACGTTTATAAACTGAAAGATCAATGCAATGCCTAAATCACTTAtgacaaaaatttgaaattatgaGGGTTAAATAGGGTTTGAAAAGGTGTATGGAAATCCGTCATTCAAGATATTCGAGACGTGATAATTTTCTCTTGAGCTGCTGACTAAAACgagtaaatatatttcagttatcactaaaagataaataaaagttttgaaaaaaaaagaatatatttggTGCTAATATCTGGTTCAACTTCATATGAAGTTTGGGGGAATTAAATGAAGCATCAGTACCTGTTTGAACATAAGAAATTGACGTCAAAATAGAACGAATGTTCTCAACTTCATGTAGTATCATCTCAAATAAAAAAGCTGGGCAAGAGAACCAGGCGATAGTGTAAAACACAACAGTAAGAGTAGAAATAATCCTTAGTATCGCAAAAtcctaaaacaaataataattgtgttccgatttcaattatattgacaagtaatacaacgtaggtagacgaaaaattagtcaagtaaatacgcattatcaaacattactccaaaagttgtaagcgttgtaaacatcggctttcgaataaattaaaaatcatcaaaatcggtacacacagtaaaaagttatacgaattttcgagtttccctcgatttatctgggatcccatcatcggatcctggtttctttatcacggtatcacaccagggatatctcctttctaacaaaaaagaattataaaaatcggttcataaacgacgaggTTATCCCtggacatacataaaaaatatatatatatacggtcgaattgagtaacctcccccttttttgaagttggttaaaaatttgCTTTCAccagatttatattttttttatatattactttttcttACCTTTTCTgtcatatatttaaaagttttgtaaGCGTAGAGTACAATTTTAGGTATA encodes:
- the LOC123663938 gene encoding uncharacterized protein LOC123663938 codes for the protein MTLLCLPIILFEMTKNEIDIIKEILRDRYLGKSDEKEELEIQNALEYINLRPLKSNKLLLSQIQKTLNYIKLRPLKYSIWRIFYMDALLPLKIVTICVTYIIVVTQFTSSV